TCGAGTCGCTCTGCGAGAGCCCGATCTGCCCAAGGCCGAGTTGGACGGCCCGACCCGCGAGGTCAAGTTGCGCTCCGATCACCGACGCACTCTGGTCCGGCAGCGCACCGCCATCGCCAACAAGCTGCGTTGGTTCCTGCACGAGATCGACCCCGAGCTGGTCGTTCCTTCGCGCGGTCTGAAGCGCCTGTGCGTCCTGGACAGCTTGGAAGCGGGCCTCGTCGCCCGACGCGGAGTCGTGGCGGAGATCGCGTTGGATCTGGTCCAGGATTGTCGGCGCCTGACCCTGCGCATCAACGCGATGGAGGCCCAGCTACGGCATCTGGTTCGCGAACTGGCTCCGAATCTGCTGGCGGTGCCCGGATGCGGGGCCCTGTCGGCGGCGATGATCCTCGGAGAGACGGCCGGGGCCACTCGCTTCAAGTCCAAGGACGCTTTCGCCCGGTTCAACGGCACCGCCCCGATACCCGTCTGGTCCTCCAACACGGTTCGCGTCCGCCTCAATCGGGGAGGCAACCGCACCATCAACAACGCCCTGCACATGGCTGCCGTCACCCAAGTCCGTCAAGACGGGCCCGGCGCTGCGTACTACGCCAAGCAGCTCGCCGCGGGAAAGACCGTGAAAGAGGCTCTGCGACTGCTGCGGCGCCGCATCTCCGACCGGGTCTTCCGGGCTCTGCTGGCAGACGAGGCTGCCCATGACGACCAGCAGATCATCCAGGAACTGCCGCAGGTGGCTTGACATAGAAGCATCGCCGAGCTCGACCGGCCACACACACGCTCGTAGCCTTCATCGACGAGCACAAGGGCCGCTTCGGCGGAGTCGAGCCGATCTGCCGCGTACTCACCGAGCACGAATGCAAGATCGCCCCCTCCACCTACTATGCCCACCACAAACGTCAGGCCGCACCCTCAGCCCGGACCGTGCGCGACGCGGAACTCAAGGAATTGATCCGTGAGGTCTTCGAGGCCAACTACCGTGTATACGGGGCGCGGAAGATCTGGCGTGCACTGAACCGGCAAGACCATCAGGTCGCCCGCTGCACCGTCGAACGCCTGATGCGCGAGATGGACATCGCCGGAGCGGTCCGTGGCACACGCGTGATCACCACGCTGCCCGGCGGGCAGGCCGGGCGGGCCCCGGACCTGCTGGACCGCGACTTCGTCGCGCTCGCCCCGAACCGCTGCTGGGTCGCTGACTTCACCCACGTGAAGACCTGGGCCGGTGTCGTCTACGTCGCCTTCGT
This sequence is a window from Streptomyces sp. NBC_01217. Protein-coding genes within it:
- a CDS encoding IS110 family transposase, which codes for MLFARLRRAPAENDDTSSDSRWRHPVIVVGIDSHKKTRTLVAVDQVGRRLTQLTVDATARGRRQVCVWLGQFEQVLLAIEDCRHLTRRFEADLLVSGYAVVRVHTRLMAGARRSARERGKSDPIDAEAVARVALREPDLPKAELDGPTREVKLRSDHRRTLVRQRTAIANKLRWFLHEIDPELVVPSRGLKRLCVLDSLEAGLVARRGVVAEIALDLVQDCRRLTLRINAMEAQLRHLVRELAPNLLAVPGCGALSAAMILGETAGATRFKSKDAFARFNGTAPIPVWSSNTVRVRLNRGGNRTINNALHMAAVTQVRQDGPGAAYYAKQLAAGKTVKEALRLLRRRISDRVFRALLADEAAHDDQQIIQELPQVA